The genomic stretch aattataacaaaatcatataaaatacttaattttattttatttaaagaattaCATATGCTTaatctaatatattattatagtcTTGTActataataaacaaatattttgtcccattatataaaatatatttttttaatgcaACCATATTTTTCCCTTTTATtcagaacaaaaaaaaaaaattaaaaaataataaataggaataaagaaaaaataatataataaaatatttccatgtttttgataattttgaattttaatttgtaataatatctaattttatatcatatgataaattgtaatattaattttattttaatatatgtatataacaaataaaactaaagttaaaaaaaaactcGTTTTTTGTGTTgcaaattatatacaaatgtgTAGAAAAATAATTGTTAAAGGTATACAATAAGTATATAAGAACTTATtagaatatatatgcatataatgGATATTACAACATAAAATTggtattattacaattttataaaacaatttacaattaatattgtgtatgataataaaagatataagtATTTTTCAAACTAATAgtaattgtattttttttatattttgttattttttttttttttctaaaaattGTTGTATGTTATACCTTTCTCTCTAATTTATCTACGTTGTTGCAAaggttaatattattatttttataaaaatatttgaacttattttaaaaaaatattaattattaaactatttaattatataattatcacaaaaatatatttttaatatttattattattagaaaacaaaattcaaaaaaaaaaaaaaaaaaaaggaaaaaaaaaaaaaacacttAACAAAAtgagaaattatatatactattacACAATACATTGTATTGTTTTATGTAGTGTTTTAtcttatacaaatatattctatttataataataataattatatatatatatttcttaaaataatCATAGTATATTAGAATTTATCATACATTAATtctattattacatattgtaaccaaataattaattactatatattttaataattatattattattatatattaaatacgTAATACGATGTTATACATATTACGATAAAACACAgagttatttatttttaatttatacataatttataactataaaagaaaaaagcaAAATTAATAACtagaacaaaatgaaaaagcaAGAACGAACCAAAAACAAcgaaaatagaaaatattaaaatattgttataatatcatgaactttatacgtatatatattttttttttttagtttagAAAAAAACACCTTTTAACGAtatgttaaataaataacCTTTCGATACATTTCATAAATTTATAGCTGCATTTATACTATTAAAATTGAATTTTGAAATTTTTGATGGATACCCacgaataattatataatatagtatattttatatttgtattattatgtattcaTTTATGAAACAACTGAAATAgagaatttaataaatatatgttatattcttaaaaaattatataattatatatagcataaatacataaatatatatatatatatatatatatgatgtttaaaataaattaataaatacattatttattaaagtaAAAAGGtcttgaaaaaaaatgataataatcaaTAATTAATTAACACAATTGCTAATAAATAAACAGTATggtaacaaaatatattatatatataaatatctaataaatataaaaatatatagttattttgtaatggaaaaaaaaacatggcACAttcaaagaaaaagaatacgTCTATCAAACGTCCTACCAACATCAAAAAATACCAAACACATCATATCTATTCtttcaataattttatatattgcagttttttcttcattttcttttttcgtcgataacgtaaaattaaatatattattaccataATTAAAACTATAATTAATATAGCAGTGATGGAGTAACCAATTGTGGTGTACCAGTTGTAACTTGTAGTTTCTATAGCCTTCTTGCTTGTTTCTAAAATTGCTGCTTTTTCAGCGGCAGCCACCTTAGCAGATTTGGCAGCAGCAACACTTTCTGCTTCTGACACCATAGTTTctacttttttttctataaacGTTATAGGGTAAACACCCTTACCTCCCGATGTATCAAAAATTCGTTCATACACAGAATTGCAAAAAGGCTTCTTCATGCCAGTGAAAATATTTCCACATCCCAATCTCGAATATTCAGTTTCAATAAATCCACTAATGAGTGAGCTTTTCGTATAAGTATTTGCATCAATAATTGACTCCAGTGTTCTAACACCTAATTCCTCTATTTTAAATGTTGATTTTACTAATTCAACAACTTTAGCCGCACCTTCAATATCACCAGCAATTTTACCTAAAGCTAAACCCTTATCTATAGCAGCTTTCGTAGCGGCAGCAATTTCTGTAGTTTTCCAGGCATTTACAGCAACTGAACCAATTCCTCCTAATACTCCTGAAGACAGTGTAATACCACCTCCCACATTTACTCCACAATTAAGACAAAATTTTTCTGTTTTATCTGCTAATGATTTCTCGCAAATACATGTGGGAATAGcatcattttgtatatcaGTTTGTAATGTGGCAAATTTGTccattaattctttttccattttatcttttaaaataattttttgtatttctttaTCGCATTGTTCTTTACATTGCATTCGTTTTTCGACCATACATTCGTCATATTCATGAAATCTCTGTTGTGTTTGACGATTGAAATTATCCATAACTTCTTTCATTTCAGGGTCATTATCATAATTGGCAGGTTCATATAATTCACATTCGCATAATGTCCTAGTGGTTGCTTTTGGTGTACGTGTGATGTAATGGTTCCTTTGATTATATACCTATAAAGAAATggtcacatatatatgtatgttataaTTAGTTGTTTATGCTTATAtgtatttgttatatatatgtatattttgactatatatatattatatatggatatatagatataataattatatgtgtgttatcgtaatatatatatatatattttataatattaatcaatatttaatacatatgtAACATGGAAttaccaatatatttaatggaagagcaaacaataatatattaatataatggactttcatttttattgctatatttataataatttatgataaaatttataactaaaaaaatcacataaaatattttcttttattttataaataaattaaatatgcttaatctaaaatattattataatttatttaatataattaacaattattttcccattgtaccaatatattttttttatagtggAACCACATTTGctcttttatttataacataaaaaaaaaaaaaaaatgtaaaaaaagtaatattaaaaaaatttatcaaaaaattttatatttttcaaaaattttttttttttttttttaatttgtaatgaaattcaattttatatcaacacattaaattataatggtcattttttttttatttcatattttttaataacatgttacaatatagtaataatacaacATATTTTTGTGttgtaaattatttacaaatgTGTAAAACCAACTTTTTGAAAATTGTAcatgacatatatatatatatatataataacattttagaacatatatatatgaaatacgTATGAAATagttattaaaacatataatttcgTAACATTGttgttataaaaacaattaacAACAAATATTGTTTGtcataataaatgatataatatattttaaactaataatatatatatattttttaattaatttggtatattatatttcttatgattttattttgttctaaATATTGTTGTATGTTACACGTTTCTCTCTAATTTATCTACATTATTactaaaattaatattattgttattttcattttatagaaatatatttaagagcatttaaaatttttattcattattaaactaataaaacatattattatgataaaaaatatatatttatatttattattattattaagtaacaacaaaaacaaaaaagaagtTACCTATATGagaaattatacatataataaaatagtaCATTATATAGTTTTATATAGTGTTGTATGTTatactaatatattatatttaaaaattactGATTCAAATATTCtgaaacatattatatatatattatattaaatattaatatggtACATATactatttcattatttattcatatattaattatatgagTATTAGTTTAAGCATCTAATCAAAAACATAAATTTCAATAATTacattaatttttatgataataatatatatgtaagatGTAACAAGATATTACATATAGTAATTAATATaaggaataatataatttaatattatttataattagtaattataaatgaaaaacataatatttatataaaatgttttcaatactatataatgataattacaagtataaatatcaaaaaaaaataaaaatcaatttataataattttatacttaaataatttttaatgtacattaaatttattattatttgtttcttctatatatataaatgaataaatttaaatatattccaATAAGTTATAAGATAGTTTGTCCcacatttataataataatataaaaaacatagtttttacatatttatatactttccatatattttatgcatTGCATttattagatatatttatatgtactacatcatttaaattatttgtaatacttatattttattgatttatatatacacatataaatcaTCACCTAAATTAGTTTCATTTCCTTATATTTTTCacgatatttattttctatatcatCAACAATTGTACGAATTTTCCATCTGATCGTCACCTATTATACTAGTGGCTaccacattattattatttgtttcatCAATATATGTATCCATAGATATATTTGTGCGCAATCCATTATTTTGGTGCTTAATAATACCACTAGGTATGATATTTGGCAATCCGAGTTGGTGTGGggttatatcattattttcataactatataaattgtttgtactaatgatattatatgtttcatCCTTAATTTTAAGAATATCATCATGACTTGATGATGGTATATCCAACAGATCTTCATTATATTCTATAGTCCATTCTTCATTcaatttatgtaatatatccTACTTGTTTTTCCACTTATCTCAAATATCTCTATGTCTATCTAACCATTTATGGAACAAATCTAACTAACTATCTATAGGATCACTATATGTTTGTGTAGCGACACGATTAAacgttatattttttgtatgtttGGTTccaaataattctttttcttttcttttgggcatttcatcatatatatcaatattacGGTTACGACTTAGAGAATCATTAATTCAATAAATTCCAGAATATAAACTATTATCCTTAGGAGCATGGGTAAtgttaaaagatatataagtGTTTATTCGAATATTCCAATCAATATTATAAGTAACTTATTGATGACCACTACCAAGAAATCTATCTTATATTGATGTAATAAAAGGTTTTTCATCCATAATAACATGTAAAATATTAGTTTGggtatacatatacatattatcagTTTGTAACTCATGTATAATGGTACAGCAGATCCTATATGAGTTAAATATTGTTCAATAAAATCCTGTTTCCATTGATTCCATTCATTATCTGTAAGTTTATTGGTAGATGTGTTACCACTtgataaattaaatgtaTCCCTATTTAATGGTTCTAGTACTACTTCgataaacattttatattttggaCTACccgatacatatatatcatttaaatcTATCTCTTCATACTCACTTTCTGATGAAGAAGTAATATCAGAGGAAGATATATCACGAACATAACTGTAATCGTCCGTTTCTTCTCCTTCcatgtaaatatatgttttgcATTTATATCGGCCACTTTCATACGGGACATACCTATTTGGTGATTTCGTTGTAAATATCTCATAAACGTTTTCGGATATAAAAATGACACGAAAAAGATTTGTACGTCCAGACGTAATATTGGGTTTTttcctatatataaatattaatatatatgtattggtATATATGTAAGTATGTATACAAGTAGGTTTGTGcatatatggatatataggtatatataaatgcaatatatatgtatatacatgtatatttttttttttttttttgcgtttcatatttttaaacaaaactgtatttattttttaaaatttatttataaaacatttttcatatttattttttacatactcaaatgttttaattttttatataacaaaaaagattactatatatatatgtgtgtgatataaattataaaattttcaggggattttttattattcttaactctcataaaatcatatttcaaaaaaatatttatgtattgtaaaaaatatattttataacaaaaaaaaaacatttaaataactaaaataacaaatataaatattagatatttaaattattaaatattttaatattacgcaaatgttttattagaaattatttatttgataaatataaaaatgctttaatatattctttttatttgatttccaaatatttactatatttttcgatacaacatatatttttatataaggtTTGAAATATTCGTTGTGCGAATTATGAAATGAACCTGTacatttttcttaaataaagtataagaaaaaacagatagtaaacataatattataagatttaatatattaaataatactaTAGTTTTATTAGTTAAAAAACGTTGAAGATTTAGTTTATGTACAAtagaaatatgtatatactatttttcaattatatatacataaatgatcattaataattatttaattaggagattaatttttgtatgttcattatataatattaatttaatataaaaatataataggaaagcataaaataaattttatataaatacatcaataaataaaaattataaaatgaattatatattataatagttattattttaacagagaaaaatatacatttggttagaaatgtaataaaaataaaatatgtaaattgATCAacagatatattataacacaatataatataagacTTTTAATacttttgtttatttatttataaataaatatatatattttctttaaaaacaaataattctaaaaatattacttctgtaaaaaataattattataaaatataatgtatatgcGATTCACAAATTacataattcatatttttaaaaatttattacttGCATAAATGTTTCTTGCATTCATGTTTCCACgaattttttcttctcctatacaaccatatatataatattataagtacAACAGCTAATATAAGTAGAACCAAAGCTGCAATACCACAGGGATAAAATATTCCCATAGCAGCACCTGCAGCAGTTCCGCCAGCATCAGTAGCACCGGCAAGAGAAGCACATTTACTTGCTGTTTGAATAGCTGTAGTTAATGAAACgctatcaaatatataaaataatgaacTAGAGGATACACAATTTTGAAAAGCTTCTCCATAATAAACAAGAGAAGCAACGGCAGCCTTTTTTGCAAATGCCAAAGCTATCAATGTTAAAAAAACCGTACTTACTGAACAAAAACATATACTACGAGTACATCCCTCTTTTAAGTGTTTTAAATACTTATCTTTTCCTTTTGTTGTTTCCAGTTTcgctttattattatcagtACATCCACATGTTGAGGATTCGTCAATTGATTTGTCGTATTGATTGGTGTTAATACCCGATTTTAACATAATATGTTTTTTGTCACCAAACGTTTCTTCATATGTTTccaataattctttttctagCGTTGACATAGGTTCTGCATCATTACCACCTGTATATTTTGttccatttttttctacTACTTCTTTCAATTGTTTATATGGATCATGcattttttgatatttttttattgctTCCTCGTTCATTTTATCAATTATTTCTTTGAGTTCTGGATCATTATGATAATGTGGATTATGGTTTTTCGTTTGTGCTAATAATCTTGAATTTATCGTTGTTCTTTTGGTGTTGTTTTGTACAAtacttatattataatgattatttagataattttcctaaaaaataataaagaggattaatgaatatacactgaaaatataataattcttttattatatatatttatgttattataataattatgtatttttttttacatacatTATGGGGTGATcctaaaatatttattaaaaacgTAAACAATAACATTTTAAGGTAAtgcattttcatttttaattcaaaaaacaatatgttatatatcaAATTGTATTAAtctaattaataaaaaatgatctattttgttttctaatatatatttatgtaatatattgatAAGCGGAAATTTTGTTgtaattttatgatataataacattataGTTTCATCATaagtataatttaatttgtgactatatttatttaatatttaaaaaaaaatgtaaatattatataaaataaatatttttttttattttatattatattttttttttttatttattttttttttaatttttattaaaataattttctgatatatatattataaatttttaataaataactatatattttccttcaaatacacatataaatgtgtATAACAATAGTTGTTATGGGTATAAACCACATATTAATCATAATAGGTGTCGCGatttttatcaaatatatatcctaaaatatattttaatataattactatTGTGGAAATAACAACAAAATCTTCttgtaattaataaaatataatatcaatcataaaatatcataataaaataatttttattcatattttaatatttatattttttctttttagtttatttcatttttgttgCTAAACGTTAtcctatattaaaaattctCTCTATTGtatctattattttatgttacttaattatattataataatatataaatatatgtacataataaataggatatttaaatgaattatttgttaaaaaataataaattataaattttttgaaaaatttagaaatatactattattataagaataatatttaaagtaTTTTTGAAACTTACCACATAGTGATATTGTAATTTACATTTCTGtgcatacatataaaaaataatattgtattgtattaataatttatatgttgtaaaacattacatatatatattgtatttatataatatgaaatataatatattctaagtacaatatataaaaaactaATAGTATGATTAacttatattcatttttttcttaaagatgtacttttttaaaataatcttATAGTAATTTTACTAttctataataaaaacaacaacaataattatttattattaataatattatattaatagaaaaaaaataaattacatatatatttatttttaatattttacaagttatcaatatttatatatattttttatatttgcaattatattatttatatatattataataataaagtaataataaaatatttatatatatatatatatatattattgtaatataaatatgtttatttcataaaaacCTGTTGATGTTTTGAAGGTATACCTATTGAACCATTATTTTcacatttatttctttattataaatataatcactcatttatttttttgttcaatgttttattttcttgtctgcattttaataattatgtacatatattattcctGGTATGATTCCTCATgtaataaggaaaaaaatttttattttgttagaAGTAGAAATAAAAAGCATAATTAATGAtactattttatattatgtttcaattaaaataaaatataaataatatattataataaaaataaaaacatttgtatattaaaaaaatatgtgtgTTCAgattacattttatattatttttatgttttattaatatttattatatatataattgtatcgTGGAAAATATTTTcgtataatatgaataataaaaattttataatatataacatattccactatataaaattacatacgaaaaaattaataattatatagttCTTTAAGGTTTtatctaatatattaaaattatatgaatataaatatatatataatattttaatataaaaaaaacttatatatgaaattataataaataaataatcatataataataaaacaatataagGTAATAAGGTATAAAAatctaatatataaaaaaattattattgaaAGAACAttgtatattaaatattaaatatacaataCATTAAATTACTTTTAATATCtggatattatatatctattcttttagtaattttatatattgcagttttttcttcaactttttttttcgtcgataacgtaaaattaaataaataattaccaTAACCATAACTATAATTACTATTGCAACAATAGAAGCAATAATAGGAGTATGGCAATTCATACAAGTAGTTTCTATAGCTCCTTTTTTTGTTGCTTCAATTGCTGCTGTTTCAGAAGCAATAACATTGGCAGTTTCATTAGCAGCAGCACTTTTAGCTGTTGAAAGAATTTTGTTTACTCCATCTGCTATAGTAGCTTCGTTTGAACAGTTTGCTTGACTACATAATTCAGTACATTTTAATGCTTTACCAAAATTGCAGGTATGATAACTATTTTTAGCGACGGCCAATCCAcacttattattatattgcaCATAAATAGAATGAGCAAGTTTTGTGAAATTTTCACGTTTTTGCTGAATAAAAACTGCTTTCAATAACTTAATATCTAATTCTTTTATACAAAACCCTGATTTCATTCCTTCAAAAAAATTAGCAAAACCCATAGCTTGAACTTTAGCCAAACCCTTAGCAGCACCTCCTTCCTTAGCTGCTTCAATGGCGACCTTAAGTGCCGTAGTTTTCCATGCACTTAGTCCCAATTCAGCAATTCCTCCTAATACTACTGAAGAGGGTGTAACAATCCCTCCCAAATTTTGTGTACATTTCAAACAACTTTTTTCCACTTTATCTGCTAACGTTTTTTTGCAAATACAAGTGGGTATGTCATTACTGTCTATATTTGTTTCTCAAGCTGAAAATTTGTCTACCATTtgtttttctattttatcttttaaaataattttttctatatcttTATCGCATTGTTCTTTACACTTTTTAAGTTTTTCTTGCATACGTTCGTTATATTCTTTAAATCTTTGTGAGGTTTGACGATCAAAATCGTGCAatacttttttcatttccgGGTCATCATCATAAATGGGTGTATATAATTCACACTCGCATAATAACCTATTAGTTCGTGTATGTTGTGGTGTTATATatagtttatttttattatgcaCCTATAAAGAAttcattacatatatatatgtatgctatatttaattgtaatttatgattttatatatttgtaataaatatgtatatggtatattaaataaataataaaaacttacatatattttttattatttcatgcATACATTTCATGTTGATGttaccaatatatttaatggaagGGAAAATAACAATACTTTACAGTAGTGCAGcagtttcatatttattgtgatacttatattatttcatgattaatattataactt from Plasmodium falciparum 3D7 genome assembly, chromosome: 13 encodes the following:
- a CDS encoding stevor, with translation MKMHYLKMLLFTFLINILGSPHNENYLNNHYNISIVQNNTKRTTINSRLLAQTKNHNPHYHNDPELKEIIDKMNEEAIKKYQKMHDPYKQLKEVVEKNGTKYTGGNDAEPMSTLEKELLETYEETFGDKKHIMLKSGINTNQYDKSIDESSTCGCTDNNKAKLETTKGKDKYLKHLKEGCTRSICFCSVSTVFLTLIALAFAKKAAVASLVYYGEAFQNCVSSSSLFYIFDSVSLTTAIQTASKCASLAGATDAGGTAAGAAMGIFYPCGIAALVLLILAVVLIILYIWLYRRRKNSWKHECKKHLCK
- a CDS encoding rifin, which produces MKVHYINILLFALPLNILVYNQRNHYITRTPKATTRTLCECELYEPANYDNDPEMKEVMDNFNRQTQQRFHEYDECMVEKRMQCKEQCDKEIQKIILKDKMEKELMDKFATLQTDIQNDAIPTCICEKSLADKTEKFCLNCGVNVGGGITLSSGVLGGIGSVAVNAWKTTEIAAATKAAIDKGLALGKIAGDIEGAAKVVELVKSTFKIEELGVRTLESIIDANTYTKSSLISGFIETEYSRLGCGNIFTGMKKPFCNSVYERIFDTSGGKGVYPITFIEKKVETMVSEAESVAAAKSAKVAAAEKAAILETSKKAIETTSYNWYTTIGYSITAILIIVLIMVIIYLILRYRRKKKMKKKLQYIKLLKE